The following proteins come from a genomic window of Aggregicoccus sp. 17bor-14:
- a CDS encoding serine/threonine-protein kinase: protein MSQPRYVTLGSLHAGKGSRAVLGWSLDSARPVVLVRAPDALVQDPALLEELRRETARACVLEHPNILRVHGLAALEGGYARVTEFADGEPLRQVLERVGRLSVAHAVRLAADVAMGVHYAHLAGNDDGTPLVHGDLRPETLMLGFDGACKVTGYGALGVAPREPEGRRVRNRRRYCAPEQLLGGRSAVTVQSDVLLLALTVFECLAGEHPFAHASDLDAALLLEPLPARPDLIPGPLDAVLRRACAKRAEDRYPSMLALRDALLAAAEPHASAQELAALMARAFPPEDPARAARAALIARAPSPHVEAPLVGSPLELLPPPAPRRRPEPAAPAEPATPAELPRAAPVGLMLAGAAGLALLVAGILWAVRGPGPREATGASVLPDAGAPAALAAAPAPSASPADAGAPLAELDLVVEPAVEVWLGETSLGRTPLKASLPPGRHLLALRNPALGIYTARAVTVGASGRVAQSVYLARGYVVVSAPEGASIRVDGKAYGSAPVGELALYEGEHHLVVDAAGARWQQGFRLEPNQRVRFDVAFETP from the coding sequence ATGAGTCAGCCGCGCTACGTCACCCTGGGCTCCCTGCACGCCGGCAAGGGCTCGCGCGCGGTGCTGGGCTGGTCCCTCGACTCGGCCCGCCCCGTGGTCCTCGTGCGGGCGCCAGACGCGCTGGTGCAGGACCCGGCGCTGCTGGAGGAGCTGCGGCGCGAGACGGCGCGCGCCTGCGTGCTGGAGCACCCGAACATCCTGCGGGTGCACGGGCTCGCGGCGCTGGAGGGCGGCTACGCGCGGGTGACCGAGTTCGCGGACGGCGAGCCCCTGCGCCAGGTGCTCGAGCGCGTGGGCCGCCTCAGCGTGGCGCACGCGGTGCGGCTGGCCGCGGACGTGGCCATGGGCGTGCACTACGCGCACCTGGCCGGCAACGACGACGGCACACCCCTGGTGCACGGCGACCTGCGCCCCGAGACGCTGATGCTCGGCTTCGACGGCGCCTGCAAGGTGACGGGCTACGGGGCGCTCGGCGTCGCGCCGCGCGAGCCCGAGGGCCGGCGCGTGCGCAACCGCCGCCGCTACTGTGCGCCGGAGCAGCTGCTGGGCGGGCGCAGCGCCGTGACAGTGCAGTCGGACGTGCTGCTGCTCGCGCTCACCGTCTTCGAGTGCCTCGCGGGCGAGCACCCCTTCGCGCACGCCTCCGACCTGGATGCCGCGCTGCTGCTCGAGCCGCTCCCCGCGCGCCCGGACCTCATCCCGGGGCCGCTCGATGCCGTGCTGAGGCGCGCCTGTGCGAAGCGCGCCGAGGACCGCTACCCCTCGATGCTCGCCCTGCGCGATGCCCTGCTCGCCGCGGCCGAGCCGCACGCCTCCGCGCAGGAGCTCGCGGCCCTCATGGCGCGGGCCTTCCCGCCCGAGGACCCCGCGCGCGCGGCGCGGGCGGCCCTCATCGCGCGCGCTCCGTCCCCGCACGTCGAGGCCCCGCTCGTCGGCTCCCCGCTGGAGCTGCTGCCGCCGCCCGCGCCGCGCCGACGACCCGAGCCGGCCGCGCCCGCCGAGCCTGCGACTCCGGCGGAGCTGCCGCGCGCAGCGCCCGTGGGCCTGATGCTCGCGGGCGCGGCGGGACTTGCCCTGCTGGTGGCGGGCATCCTCTGGGCGGTGCGCGGGCCCGGGCCTCGCGAGGCGACCGGGGCCTCCGTCCTGCCAGACGCGGGCGCGCCCGCTGCGCTCGCGGCGGCCCCGGCTCCATCCGCCTCCCCCGCCGACGCGGGAGCGCCGCTCGCTGAGCTGGACCTCGTGGTGGAGCCCGCGGTGGAGGTGTGGCTGGGAGAGACCTCGCTGGGCCGCACCCCGCTCAAGGCGTCCTTGCCGCCCGGCCGCCACCTGCTCGCGCTGCGCAACCCCGCGCTGGGCATCTACACCGCGCGCGCGGTGACGGTGGGCGCGAGCGGGCGCGTGGCCCAGAGCGTGTACCTGGCGCGCGGCTACGTGGTGGTGAGCGCGCCGGAGGGCGCGAGCATCCGCGTGGACGGCAAGGCCTACGGGAGCGCTCCGGTGGGCGAGCTCGCGCTCTACGAGGGCGAGCACCACCTGGTGGTGGACGCCGCGGGGGCGCGCTGGCAGCAGGGCTTCCGGCTCGAGCCGAACCAGCGCGTGCGCTTCGACGTGGCCTTCGAGACGCCCTGA